A window of the Candidatus Neomarinimicrobiota bacterium genome harbors these coding sequences:
- the cysC gene encoding adenylyl-sulfate kinase — MSKQSPTSSNVTWHSTKVTKPMREKRNGHRGAVIWLTGLSGSGKSTLAINLEEELFTLGYHTYVLDGDNVRHGLNGDLGFAPEDREENIRRVGEVAKLFADSGSIVITAFISPYRKDRQRVRSIMGEGDFIEIFVDAALEVCEKRDPKGLYKKARAGEIKNFTGIDAPYEEPENAEIIVDTGELSVAKSVNFVVDELHEHQIIDKNIEHALNLNKSENGGLKEKVYSD; from the coding sequence ATGTCAAAACAATCACCAACTAGTAGCAACGTAACCTGGCATTCCACAAAAGTCACCAAACCCATGCGCGAAAAACGCAACGGACACCGGGGCGCAGTCATTTGGCTGACCGGACTCTCCGGCTCCGGGAAATCCACCCTGGCGATAAACCTGGAGGAAGAGCTTTTTACGCTTGGGTATCATACGTATGTGCTTGATGGCGACAACGTCCGCCACGGACTTAACGGCGACCTGGGGTTTGCCCCGGAGGATCGCGAGGAGAATATCCGGCGTGTCGGTGAAGTGGCCAAACTGTTTGCCGATTCCGGATCCATCGTTATTACGGCGTTTATTTCCCCATACCGCAAGGATCGCCAACGGGTGCGCTCCATCATGGGTGAGGGCGACTTCATCGAGATTTTCGTGGATGCCGCTCTCGAAGTTTGCGAAAAGCGCGATCCGAAGGGCCTCTACAAAAAAGCACGCGCCGGGGAGATTAAGAATTTCACAGGCATCGATGCCCCCTACGAAGAGCCGGAGAATGCGGAAATTATCGTGGACACCGGCGAATTATCCGTCGCAAAATCGGTCAACTTTGTGGTGGACGAGCTACATGAGCATCAGATTATTGATAAAAATATCGAGCATGCGCTCAACCTCAATAAATCGGAAAATGGGGGATTGAAGGAGAAGGTGTACTCCGACTAA
- a CDS encoding four helix bundle protein: MKKVQKSNDEKEPRDLEERTFKFAVTIIKFLRKLPYSKENDVIKYQLAKCGTSIGANYEEAQGAFSKSDFKYKIGICFRESKESNYWLRIIKAANIAKSEEIDYLVNESKELKNIFGSIVKKMNDKEKVKRKK; the protein is encoded by the coding sequence ATGAAAAAGGTCCAGAAATCCAATGACGAGAAAGAACCCAGGGACCTTGAGGAACGAACATTTAAATTCGCTGTTACAATTATCAAGTTTTTACGTAAACTCCCGTATTCAAAAGAAAATGATGTTATCAAATATCAATTGGCAAAATGTGGAACATCAATTGGTGCGAATTATGAGGAAGCGCAGGGGGCTTTTAGTAAAAGCGATTTTAAATATAAAATTGGCATTTGTTTCCGGGAATCTAAGGAAAGCAATTATTGGCTGAGAATCATCAAGGCAGCGAATATAGCGAAATCAGAAGAAATAGATTATTTGGTAAATGAATCAAAAGAATTGAAAAATATTTTTGGCAGTATTGTTAAGAAAATGAATGATAAAGAAAAAGTGAAAAGAAAAAAGTGA
- a CDS encoding polysaccharide biosynthesis tyrosine autokinase: protein MNNNGVQNSQNGYFPEEEQVSLQDYIRVLYRYRWLIILSFVVILTGTVWYTFTTQPIYEASTTIMIKSEKSNMEDLFVGPVYSGQKELNNQIEYLKSRTLSEQVIENLDNTKYADSLYVLGTAGEMKESFLSKAKKLPYVVYNWLIGKEVEESTAESYEERIRRLASRLRGWMTVEPVRETDVIKINIQAPAKREAVLIANTIANEYHKQNLQISRGEVSQVKQFLNDQLENVEDNLFQAEVALKDYQQEAEVAALDKSTESLIEQLSEVESNYNSVIAERQSLETRLDYLKSQLSDQEKKIVGDISDINTPYVKALRDSLASKQVKLTVMRTNPDIPPDHPGIRKVEARIAELEQEVRRETQRLINKGMEVADPLSYSQEMMKDILNLQAQIVTLRSKESFLGSVVKEYNSRLESLPQKSLRLARLKRDQQVNEKLFLLMKTKYEETRITEAGQIGNVQIMDPAVPPKSPVKPNKKLNLLLGMLLGAGLGVGLAFTLEYLDNTVKTAEDLERMNLRVLGMVPVIDNDELMEKAEELLKENGESKFSREGQRIEQRLVTHLDPKSPVSEAYRTLRTNLQYITPDEPLKSILVTSAGPGEGKSTTAANLAITMAQMGNKSILIDAELRRPVAHKIFHQPRTPGLTDVLMQEMSSAEVVKETGIENLEIITSGNLPPNPSELLGSKYMQNLLEELSNKYDRIILDSPPVIAVTDAAVLSTEVTDTMIVVSSGNTDRKALERAKKQISDVGGEIAGSLLNNVRRDNVYGSYYYYYQYYYYSGDGDKKRKRRHRKA, encoded by the coding sequence ATGAACAATAACGGCGTACAAAACTCGCAAAACGGCTATTTCCCTGAAGAAGAGCAGGTCTCCCTCCAGGACTATATCCGAGTACTTTACCGGTATCGGTGGCTGATCATCCTCAGCTTTGTGGTGATACTCACCGGGACTGTTTGGTACACTTTTACGACGCAGCCTATCTATGAAGCGTCAACGACCATCATGATCAAGAGCGAAAAATCGAACATGGAAGATCTGTTCGTGGGGCCGGTTTACAGCGGCCAGAAAGAATTGAACAACCAAATTGAATATCTCAAGAGCCGAACTCTTTCTGAGCAGGTTATCGAAAACCTGGATAACACGAAATACGCTGATTCCCTGTATGTGCTGGGAACCGCGGGGGAAATGAAAGAGAGTTTTCTCAGTAAAGCAAAAAAGCTACCCTATGTTGTCTATAACTGGCTCATTGGGAAAGAGGTTGAGGAATCGACTGCGGAGTCCTATGAAGAGCGAATACGCCGGTTGGCATCACGGTTACGGGGTTGGATGACCGTCGAACCGGTGCGGGAGACCGACGTTATCAAGATCAACATTCAGGCGCCTGCCAAGCGCGAAGCAGTGCTCATCGCAAATACGATCGCCAATGAATATCATAAGCAGAACTTGCAGATTTCCCGTGGTGAAGTGAGTCAGGTCAAGCAGTTCCTGAATGACCAGCTGGAGAATGTGGAAGACAATCTGTTCCAGGCCGAAGTGGCTCTGAAGGATTACCAGCAGGAGGCCGAGGTCGCTGCACTGGACAAGAGTACGGAGAGCCTGATCGAACAGCTCTCGGAGGTGGAGAGCAATTACAATAGTGTAATCGCCGAACGGCAATCATTGGAAACCCGGCTGGATTATCTCAAGTCTCAGTTGTCCGATCAGGAAAAGAAAATTGTCGGCGACATTTCGGATATCAATACCCCATACGTCAAAGCGCTTCGGGATTCTCTGGCAAGTAAACAGGTCAAGCTTACCGTCATGCGGACCAATCCGGACATTCCACCGGATCATCCGGGGATCCGGAAGGTGGAAGCGCGAATTGCGGAGTTAGAACAGGAGGTTCGCAGGGAAACGCAGCGGCTGATCAACAAAGGGATGGAAGTTGCCGATCCGCTGAGCTACAGCCAGGAGATGATGAAGGATATTCTGAACCTCCAGGCGCAGATTGTGACACTACGGTCCAAGGAATCGTTCCTGGGCAGCGTGGTGAAGGAGTATAATAGTCGGTTGGAGAGCCTGCCGCAGAAATCGTTGCGACTTGCAAGACTGAAACGGGATCAGCAGGTCAACGAGAAACTGTTTCTCCTGATGAAGACAAAGTATGAGGAGACCCGGATCACCGAAGCGGGGCAAATCGGGAATGTCCAGATTATGGATCCTGCCGTGCCGCCGAAAAGTCCGGTGAAGCCAAACAAAAAATTGAATCTGTTGCTGGGGATGCTGCTTGGCGCCGGGCTCGGGGTTGGATTGGCCTTTACGCTGGAGTATTTGGATAACACGGTCAAAACCGCCGAAGATCTCGAGCGAATGAACCTTCGGGTGCTCGGAATGGTGCCGGTGATTGATAACGATGAACTCATGGAGAAGGCCGAAGAGTTGCTGAAAGAGAATGGCGAAAGTAAGTTCAGCCGGGAAGGGCAGCGGATTGAGCAGCGGCTTGTTACGCATCTTGATCCGAAAAGCCCGGTGTCCGAAGCGTACCGGACACTCAGGACAAACCTCCAGTATATTACGCCAGATGAACCTCTTAAATCGATCCTGGTTACCTCCGCCGGCCCCGGTGAAGGAAAATCCACGACTGCCGCTAATCTGGCTATAACCATGGCACAGATGGGGAATAAATCCATACTAATCGATGCGGAACTCCGTCGTCCGGTTGCACATAAGATTTTCCACCAACCTCGAACTCCGGGGCTGACCGATGTTTTGATGCAGGAGATGTCCTCAGCGGAGGTAGTCAAGGAGACCGGGATTGAGAACCTTGAGATCATCACCAGCGGCAATTTACCGCCGAATCCCTCGGAACTCCTGGGCTCCAAATATATGCAGAATTTGCTGGAGGAATTGAGCAACAAGTATGATCGGATCATTCTGGACAGTCCGCCGGTGATTGCCGTTACCGATGCGGCCGTGCTGTCCACGGAAGTGACCGATACAATGATCGTGGTTTCCTCAGGCAATACCGATCGCAAGGCACTGGAGCGAGCCAAAAAGCAGATCTCGGATGTGGGGGGAGAGATCGCCGGATCGTTGCTGAATAATGTGAGACGCGATAACGTGTACGGCTCCTATTACTATTATTATCAGTATTATTACTACTCCGGAGATGGTGACAAAAAGCGGAAACGACGCCACCGGAAGGCATGA
- the mazF gene encoding endoribonuclease MazF, whose translation MVAKQYVPDCGDLIWLELSPQTGHEQSGHHPAIVVSPKSYNAKVGLTICCPITNQQKGYPFEVVLPKSTQATGVILSDQVKSLDWKKRQAQFMEKAPDSVLNETLGKIHTLL comes from the coding sequence ATGGTAGCCAAACAGTATGTCCCAGACTGCGGAGACCTCATTTGGTTGGAATTGTCTCCACAAACCGGACACGAACAATCGGGACATCACCCGGCAATCGTGGTTTCCCCAAAGTCGTACAACGCAAAAGTTGGACTCACCATTTGCTGTCCGATCACCAACCAGCAAAAAGGGTATCCGTTTGAAGTGGTTCTCCCGAAATCTACACAAGCCACGGGTGTGATTCTCTCCGACCAAGTCAAAAGTCTCGATTGGAAAAAACGACAAGCACAATTTATGGAAAAAGCGCCAGATTCAGTGCTTAATGAGACACTCGGCAAGATTCATACACTGCTCTAA
- a CDS encoding AbrB/MazE/SpoVT family DNA-binding domain-containing protein has product MYTTNIKKWGNSLAVRIPKHVAEELHIDQHTEVDLQVAEGELHIKPKAVPHYSLDDLLSQISAENTHGEIETGTPQGNETW; this is encoded by the coding sequence ATGTATACTACTAATATCAAAAAATGGGGAAACAGCTTAGCGGTGCGTATTCCAAAACATGTCGCCGAGGAATTACATATAGACCAGCATACGGAAGTTGATCTCCAGGTTGCCGAAGGCGAACTCCATATTAAACCCAAAGCGGTACCCCATTATTCGCTCGACGATCTCTTATCCCAAATCTCCGCTGAGAACACCCATGGTGAGATTGAAACGGGGACGCCTCAAGGGAATGAAACATGGTAG